The Candidatus Binataceae bacterium genome includes a window with the following:
- a CDS encoding DUF1285 domain-containing protein yields the protein MARAGFYPVESGKISFRRDGNWYTDDERIDNPRIALLFSKSIQPNPDGTFFLQVGDERASIRVEDTPYVVRTLEDDGLGGFAMLLNDETREPLDASALQVGADNALYARVKSGKLRARFLRNAYYHLTDRLECDETGRFFLNLSGVRHPIASAPPT from the coding sequence ATGGCGCGAGCTGGCTTTTACCCGGTCGAATCGGGAAAAATCTCGTTCCGGCGCGACGGCAACTGGTACACCGATGACGAGCGGATCGACAATCCACGCATCGCGTTGTTGTTCAGCAAATCAATTCAGCCCAATCCAGACGGGACGTTCTTTCTGCAGGTCGGCGATGAACGGGCGTCGATCAGGGTGGAAGACACACCCTATGTCGTCCGCACGCTGGAGGACGACGGACTCGGTGGCTTCGCGATGCTGCTAAACGATGAAACCCGCGAGCCCCTCGATGCTTCCGCCCTGCAGGTTGGCGCGGACAACGCGCTCTACGCACGGGTCAAGAGCGGCAAACTCCGCGCGCGGTTTCTGCGCAATGCTTACTATCATCTGACGGATAGGCTCGAGTGCGATGAGACCGGGAGATTCTTTCTGAATCTCAGCGGCGTGCGGCATCCAATCGCGAGCGCTCCTCCCACTTGA
- a CDS encoding prolipoprotein diacylglyceryl transferase, whose translation MIPVLFHIGPLSVYSYGMMMALGFLAADYVITLECRRRGIVTEYASSIVVWSAIVGISSARVLDILNNFSNYWADPKSMILSGSGFVWYGGLFGGIFGAYLVSRYYKIGFLKTIDMCGPALAIGQAIGRLGCQLSGDGDWGLPSKLPWAMAYPRAIVGWNSQTVLKLDAHGQLVSGFFPGVRVHPAPIYETLLYTGVFVILWRLRGRGFADGQLFFLYLILAGTARFMVEFVRINPRVFIGLSEAQLIAIAMIIFGSMAWFLVGAKQESVAAKQAIHA comes from the coding sequence ATGATTCCGGTCCTTTTTCATATCGGACCTCTGTCCGTTTACAGCTATGGCATGATGATGGCGCTGGGGTTTCTGGCCGCCGACTACGTCATTACGCTCGAATGTCGACGGCGCGGGATCGTGACCGAGTACGCCTCGTCCATCGTGGTGTGGTCTGCGATTGTCGGAATAAGCAGCGCCCGGGTTCTGGATATCCTCAACAATTTTTCCAACTATTGGGCAGATCCGAAGTCGATGATCCTGTCGGGTTCTGGATTTGTTTGGTACGGCGGTCTGTTCGGTGGAATTTTCGGCGCCTATCTGGTCTCGCGCTACTACAAAATAGGGTTTTTAAAAACCATCGACATGTGTGGCCCCGCCCTGGCCATCGGACAGGCGATCGGACGACTGGGGTGCCAGCTGTCCGGCGACGGTGATTGGGGTTTGCCCTCCAAGCTACCGTGGGCTATGGCCTATCCGCGCGCGATCGTCGGATGGAACTCGCAGACCGTGCTCAAGCTGGACGCGCACGGTCAGCTGGTCTCGGGTTTTTTTCCGGGCGTCCGTGTGCATCCGGCGCCCATCTATGAGACGCTGCTATATACGGGGGTTTTTGTCATCCTTTGGAGACTGCGCGGCAGGGGTTTTGCCGACGGTCAATTGTTTTTCCTGTACTTGATACTCGCGGGCACAGCTCGTTTCATGGTTGAGTTCGTACGAATCAATCCGCGCGTGTTTATCGGCCTTAGCGAGGCGCAATTGATCGCAATTGCCATGATTATCTTCGGGTCGATGGCGTGGTTCCTGGTGGGAGCCAAGCAGGAGAGCGTCGCGGCCAAGCAGGCGATACACGCCTGA
- a CDS encoding MerR family transcriptional regulator, whose protein sequence is MTRKSRPAAPKRNKPKAAAPARTVTQLVAGMPERGLKIGEAAEVLGVETYVLRFWETQFPFLRPRHSRTKHRFYHDLDLEVLRLIKGLLHQEGFTIAGANKYIRENGLETLLAGKPTTVMRPEQTPSAGETPQKSPVDGHTRRVLSDVRRDLESLHKMLE, encoded by the coding sequence ATGACCCGCAAAAGCCGCCCTGCCGCGCCCAAGCGTAACAAGCCCAAGGCCGCGGCGCCCGCGCGGACTGTGACCCAGCTAGTCGCGGGGATGCCCGAGCGAGGCCTCAAGATTGGGGAAGCGGCTGAGGTACTCGGGGTGGAGACTTACGTGCTGCGCTTTTGGGAGACGCAGTTTCCGTTTCTGAGACCGCGCCATTCGCGCACCAAGCATCGCTTCTACCACGACCTCGACCTCGAGGTGCTGCGCCTGATAAAAGGGTTGTTGCATCAGGAAGGCTTCACGATTGCGGGAGCCAACAAGTACATCCGCGAGAACGGGCTCGAGACTCTGTTGGCGGGCAAACCGACTACTGTTATGCGACCCGAACAAACACCCTCTGCGGGAGAAACTCCCCAGAAATCTCCGGTCGACGGACACACGCGTCGGGTGCTTTCCGATGTACGCCGCGATCTCGAGTCGTTGCACAAAATGCTCGAGTAA
- a CDS encoding integration host factor subunit alpha has translation MTKADLVDLIYERVGSSKKEASAIVEAVFAIIRGSLCEGDKVKISGFGTFIVNHKNARRGRNPQTGVPITIDSRRVLSFKASQVLKDRINNGISARP, from the coding sequence ATGACCAAAGCGGACCTCGTAGATCTGATTTACGAGCGAGTAGGCTCCTCCAAGAAGGAGGCCTCTGCAATTGTTGAAGCGGTTTTCGCGATCATCCGTGGAAGTCTGTGCGAAGGGGATAAGGTCAAGATTTCCGGCTTCGGGACGTTTATCGTCAATCACAAGAACGCCCGCCGCGGCCGCAATCCGCAAACCGGTGTCCCCATAACAATCGACTCGCGCCGCGTGCTATCCTTCAAGGCGAGCCAGGTCCTCAAGGATCGAATCAACAACGGCATTTCCGCCCGGCCATGA
- a CDS encoding redoxin domain-containing protein, with product MRATNKLIYTVAAVIALVGIVLLIAGQLRDNHRTPNPDREQASPHEEEQESPPVAAGDKAANFKLEALDGTTVSLEQLKGKVVFLNIWATWCGPCREEMPSMETLYDELRTNRDFVMLAVSQDTKGRLVVAPYVEKNGYRFKVLLDPENKVGEAYDVSGVPETFIIDRGGRIVAHHMGAFDWSRPDVKDALRQLLESKPS from the coding sequence ATGAGAGCAACTAACAAACTGATCTATACCGTCGCCGCAGTGATCGCGCTGGTGGGGATCGTGCTCCTGATCGCCGGCCAGCTGCGCGACAATCACCGCACCCCCAACCCTGACCGGGAACAAGCATCCCCCCATGAAGAGGAGCAAGAATCGCCGCCGGTCGCCGCGGGAGACAAAGCCGCGAATTTCAAGCTCGAAGCTCTCGATGGCACCACGGTGTCACTGGAGCAGCTGAAGGGTAAGGTGGTCTTTCTCAACATCTGGGCCACGTGGTGCGGTCCATGCCGCGAGGAAATGCCCTCGATGGAGACGCTGTACGATGAGCTCCGCACTAACCGGGACTTCGTGATGCTCGCGGTCAGCCAGGATACCAAAGGCCGCTTGGTGGTCGCGCCCTATGTCGAGAAAAACGGTTACCGCTTCAAAGTTCTGCTCGACCCGGAAAACAAGGTCGGCGAGGCGTACGATGTCAGCGGCGTACCGGAAACGTTCATCATCGATCGCGGCGGCAGGATCGTCGCCCATCACATGGGTGCTTTCGACTGGTCTCGTCCCGACGTCAAAGACGCGCTCAGGCAACTTCTTGAGTCGAAACCAAGCTGA
- the dtd gene encoding D-aminoacyl-tRNA deacylase: protein MLCGTLPIYDAIVRAILQRVSRAEVRVGDRVVGSIARGMVVLLGVARDDTEADAAFIADRTLGLRVFADNAGKMNLALGAVGGQLLVISQFTLLADTESGRRPSFVRAAPPLEAQRLYEHFISLVRQRDVKVETGEFGARMEVDLVNEGPVTIILDSRNRK from the coding sequence TTGCTCTGTGGCACCCTCCCCATATACGACGCAATCGTGCGGGCAATTCTTCAACGGGTCAGCCGGGCCGAGGTCAGGGTCGGCGACCGCGTGGTGGGAAGCATCGCGCGCGGAATGGTGGTGCTCCTGGGAGTCGCCCGCGACGATACGGAAGCCGATGCGGCCTTTATCGCGGATCGGACGCTAGGATTGCGCGTCTTTGCGGATAACGCCGGCAAAATGAACCTGGCGCTCGGCGCGGTCGGTGGGCAGCTGCTGGTAATTTCGCAATTCACCCTGCTCGCGGATACCGAGTCGGGACGCCGTCCATCGTTCGTTCGCGCGGCTCCCCCCTTGGAAGCGCAGCGCCTCTACGAACACTTCATCTCGCTCGTTCGCCAACGTGATGTTAAGGTTGAGACGGGAGAGTTCGGTGCCCGGATGGAAGTCGACCTGGTCAACGAGGGTCCGGTCACGATCATCCTGGATAGCCGCAACCGTAAATAG
- a CDS encoding tRNA (cytidine(34)-2'-O)-methyltransferase, which yields MSPDQPALHIVLVRPEIPQNTGSIARLAAATKTRLHLVGPLGFSLADRYLKRAGLDYWPLVDLRTYPGWEPFVAANQKLAAKFFSARAEPSYLAANYARGDYLVFGSETKGLGPEFIAERTDSTFRIPIFEPRVRSLNLANAVSIVVYEALRQTGVVS from the coding sequence TTGAGCCCCGACCAACCCGCTCTGCACATCGTGCTGGTGCGCCCGGAGATTCCGCAAAACACCGGATCGATCGCGCGTCTGGCGGCGGCCACAAAGACGCGCTTGCATCTGGTGGGGCCGCTGGGTTTTTCCCTCGCGGATCGCTACCTCAAACGCGCCGGACTGGACTACTGGCCGCTGGTTGATCTACGCACCTATCCCGGATGGGAGCCGTTCGTCGCGGCCAATCAAAAACTCGCGGCCAAATTTTTCTCCGCGCGCGCCGAGCCGAGTTACCTGGCCGCCAACTATGCCCGCGGCGACTACCTGGTGTTCGGGAGCGAGACCAAGGGGCTCGGCCCCGAGTTCATCGCCGAGCGGACGGATTCCACCTTCCGCATCCCGATTTTCGAACCTCGAGTACGAAGCCTGAATCTCGCCAACGCTGTGTCGATCGTAGTCTACGAAGCTTTGCGCCAGACCGGAGTAGTGAGCTGA